One genomic window of Ziziphus jujuba cultivar Dongzao chromosome 4, ASM3175591v1 includes the following:
- the LOC107416576 gene encoding histone acetyltransferase HAC12 isoform X2 has protein sequence MMDVEGCMSRHAFGQITNYNLLNPPSLFQHGENRLDHQSVKFQGCGLMDWRKDNPRVSFSRYLMKNKIADILSLKTYCGGALWVSDFVTVLENRLFAEASSQEEYMNPDTLLYRLLILLQPKVDDPDCATFSQLEIRKAFNDIFLYPHKNSSISMYSEGNQFSGDEATNGAYLFPRENFNNNTSFSCPVQKQHNAAGVFRGYLEDIYLDAQSVFPSTSGEESVVSCPSLSIPKEHSTAHNNECQVDDCISGPDNQFDATDKLQPNMKHANTFLKGFCFGDYDGFSSENVQPCAKRSKMDNSIYPIHNDEISHLSDPLMVQSPLSVNSEVIQKVNQESVATSSMELTNSPEDTGLTDLTNSSKTGDKAEVTSDNMKLNSALVFPKEPSVDCDEKEAQNRNDVFQTEPVLEAKSTNPGNRKIKGVSITEFFTADQIKEHISSLRVGQGNLKKEIGNSENICQLCALDKLFLAPATMYCSCCGACIKKNKRYYHAPGENGTHYCFCTSCYKWSRGGNISFRGMCFSKAKLFKMKNDEETEESWVQCDKCEGWQHQICALFNEKSDLEGQAEYLCPKCCLQRIESGDSLPQSNYAFSAKSLPKTMLSNHIEQRLLRQLKQEREERAKVTGKSFDEVPGAEGLVVRVVLSVEKKLEVKKKLLNIFEDGNYPAQFPYRSKVILLFQEIEGVDVCVFGMYVQEFGSDCSHPNQRCVYIPYLDSVKYLRPEIKAVSGEPLRTFVYHEILIGYLDFVKRQGFATCFIWASPPSKGEDYIFYCHPQVQRTPKSDKLRQWYKSMLRKAANEKIVVNSTNLYDNFFVPSGQPNSKITAARLPYFDGDYWSGAVEDVLRNIEQEIRNDSQVNIKKLVKNRTLKAMGFTNPSDSNTKDILLMQKMGQNIFPVREDFMVICLQFVCTNCHELILSGQRWSCSRCKNFQLCERCHNDEQCLYSRNTHTFINGKQHSLSPVKTDTMPYDTKDEDIILDNDFFEDRHTFLNFCEKNHYQFDTLRQAKHSSMMVLHHLHNLTVSTLRMTCSICLKKAAVDPSWICELCPEFDVCAACYQEKGDSCHTHKLSRHSSIVSHWVKRKEARRNAWRVRELLDVIQHASQCHVDKACSYPNCPKTKNLFHHGAKCTVRVAGGCGHCKKVWLCLCLHSKRCGEPVCRVPRCMDMRRHAKMRVLQSATCQRADDLHY, from the exons GAGGAGTACATGAACCCAGACACACTACTTTATCGGTTGTTAATTTTACTCCAACCTAAAGTGGATGATCCGGATTGTGCAACATTTAGTCAACTGGAGATCAGGAAGGCTTTCAATGATATATTTCTTTATCCTCACAAGAATTCATCCATCTCTATGTACTCTGAAGGGAACCAGTTTTCTGGCGATGAAGCCACTAATGGTGCCTATTTATTTCCTCGAgagaattttaataataatacatcatTTAGCTGCCCTGTTCAAAAGCAGCATAATGCTGCAG GTGTATTCAGAGGTTATTTGGAAGATATTTACTTGGATGCTCAATCTGTGTTTCCATCTACCTCAGGAGAAGAATCAGTAGTTTCCTGTCCAAGTTTGTCAATCCCTAAAGAACATTCAACAGCACACAATAATGAGTGCCAAGTTGATGATTGCATATCTGGGCCAGATAATCAGTTCGATGCTACTGATAAACTTCAGCCAAATATGAAACATGCAAATACCTTCCTGAAAGGTTTTTGCTTTGGAGATTATGATGGGTTTTCTTCTGAAAATGTGCAACCTTGTGCAAAACGCTCAAAGATGGATAATTCAATATACCCTATACATAACGATGAAATTTCCCATCTCTCTGATCCACTGATGGTTCAGTCTCCACTATCTGTTAATTCTGAAGTTATACAGAAAGTGAATCAGGAGAGTGTGGCTACTTCTTCTATGGAACTTACTAATAGCCCAGAGGATACAGGCCTTACAGACCTTACGAACAGTAGTAAGACTGGGGATAAGGCGGAAGTGACTTCTGATAATATGAAGCTGAATAGTGCGCTTGTTTTCCCAAAAGAACCTAGTGTTGATTGCGACGAAAAGGAAGCGCAGAACAGGAATGATGTCTTCCAGACAGAACCAGTACTAGAAGCTAAATCAACAAATCCAGGGAATCGAAAGATAAAGGGTGTGTCCATAACTGAATTTTTCACAGCAGACCAAATTAAAGAACATATCTCAAGTCTTAGAGTTGGTCAG GGTAATTTGAAGAAAGAAATTGGAAACAGTGAGAATATTTGTCAGTTGTGTGCATTGGATAAGCTTTTTCTTGCACCAGCAACAATGTATTGTTCATGTTGTGGTGCTTGTATCAAGAAGAACAAAAGGTATTACCATGCACCAGGTGAAAATGGTACACATTATTGCTTTTGTACCTCATGTTATAAGTGGTCTCGAGGTGGGAATATCTCATTTCGTGGGATGTGTTTTTCCAAggcaaaactttttaaaatgaagAACGATGAGGAAACTGAAGAATCG TGGGTCCAATGTGATAAATGTGAGGGCTGGCAACATCAGATATGTGCGCTCTTCAATGAAAAAAGTGATCTGGAAGGACAGGCAGAGTATTTATGTCCCAAATGCTGTTTACAAAGAATAGAAAGTGGAGATAGCTTGCCCCAGTCCAACTATGCTTTCAGTGCAAAAAGCCTGCCAAAAACCATGCTTAGCAACCACATAGAGCAAAGACTCCTTAGACAACTCAagcaagagagagaagagagggcAAAAGTTACTGGAAAAAGCTTTGATGAG GTTCCAGGAGCTGAAGGTCTTGTTGTCAGGGTTGTGCTTTCTGTTGAGAAAAAATTAGAAGTTAAGAAGAAGCTTCTGAATATCTTTGAAGATGGGAATTACCCTGCTCAGTTTCCATATAGATCAAAG GTTATTCTTTTGTTTCAGGAGATTGAAGGAGTAGATGTATGTGTTTTTGGTATGTATGTCCAGGAATTCGGCTCAGATTGTAGTCATCCAAATCAACGCTGCGTTTATATCCCGTATCTTGATTCTGTAAAGTACTTGAGACCAGAGATTAAAGCTGTGAGTGGAGAACCTCTTCGAACATTTGTTTACCATGAAATATTG ATAGGTTATCTGGATTTTGTTAAGAGACAAGGTTTTGCAACCTGCTTTATATGGGCCAGCCCCCCATCAAAGGGAGAAGATTATATCTTTTATTGCCATCCACAGGTTCAGAGAACACCCAAGTCTGATAAGCTGCGGCaatg GTATAAGTCAATGCTAAGGAAAGCAGCCAACGAGAAAATTGTGGTCAACTCTACTAATTTATATGATAACTTTTTTGTTCCTAGTGGACAACCGAACTCCAAGATCACAGCAGCTCGCTTGCCATATTTTGATGGTGACTATTGGTCTGGAGCTGTTGAGGATGTTCTTAGGAATATTGAACAAGAAATTAGGAATGATTCTCAAGTGAATATAAAGAAACTGGTGAAAAATAGAACCCTAAAAGCCATGGGATTCACAAATCCTTCTGATAGTAACACCAAAGATATTTTACTGATGCAGAAG ATGGGGCAAAACATTTTTCCTGTTAGAGAGGACTTCATGGTTATCTGCTTGCAGTTCGTTTGCACAAACTGCCATGAATTGATATTATCTGGACAGCGATGGTCTTGCAGTCGGTGCAAAAATTTTCAACTATGTGAAAG ATGTCACAATGACGAGCAGTGCCTATATTCGAGGAACACACACACTTTTATCAATGGGAAACAACATTCTCTCTCTCCG GTAAAAACAGATACCATGCCTTATGATACCAAGGATGAAGATATTATATTGGACAATGATTTCTTCGAGGACAGGCATACATTCTTGAACTTTTGTGAGAAGAATCATTACCAGTTTGACACACTTCGCCAGGCAAAGCATTCCTCAATGATGGTTCTGCATCATCTCCACAATTTAACTGTGTCAACTCTAAGGATGACCTGCAGCATCTGCCTTAAGAAAGCTGCGGTTGACCCCAGCTGGATATGTGAACTCTGTCCAGAGTTTGATGTTTGTGCTGCATGCTATCAAGAAAAAGGAGATTCATGTCATACTCATAAATTGAGTCGACATTCTTCAATAGTTAGTCACTGGGTCAAGAGAAAAGAGGCACGACGAAATGCATGGAGG GTAAGGGAACTACTGGATGTTATACAACATGCATCTCAGTGCCATGTAGACAAAGCTTGCTCCTATCCAAACtgccctaaaacaaaaaatctatttCATCATGGCGCTAAGTGCACTGTTCGGGTTGCTGGGGGTTGTGGCCACTGTAAGAAGGTTTGGTTGTGTCTGTGTTTGCACTCAAAAAGGTGTGGAGAGCCAGTTTGCAGGGTACCACGTTGCAT gGATATGAGAAGGCATGCAAAAATGCGGGTGTTACAATCTGCAACCTGTCAAAGAGCTGATGATTTGCATTATTAG
- the LOC107416576 gene encoding histone acetyltransferase HAC12 isoform X1, producing MPLPLRTLGEEKFESTLMMDVEGCMSRHAFGQITNYNLLNPPSLFQHGENRLDHQSVKFQGCGLMDWRKDNPRVSFSRYLMKNKIADILSLKTYCGGALWVSDFVTVLENRLFAEASSQEEYMNPDTLLYRLLILLQPKVDDPDCATFSQLEIRKAFNDIFLYPHKNSSISMYSEGNQFSGDEATNGAYLFPRENFNNNTSFSCPVQKQHNAAGVFRGYLEDIYLDAQSVFPSTSGEESVVSCPSLSIPKEHSTAHNNECQVDDCISGPDNQFDATDKLQPNMKHANTFLKGFCFGDYDGFSSENVQPCAKRSKMDNSIYPIHNDEISHLSDPLMVQSPLSVNSEVIQKVNQESVATSSMELTNSPEDTGLTDLTNSSKTGDKAEVTSDNMKLNSALVFPKEPSVDCDEKEAQNRNDVFQTEPVLEAKSTNPGNRKIKGVSITEFFTADQIKEHISSLRVGQGNLKKEIGNSENICQLCALDKLFLAPATMYCSCCGACIKKNKRYYHAPGENGTHYCFCTSCYKWSRGGNISFRGMCFSKAKLFKMKNDEETEESWVQCDKCEGWQHQICALFNEKSDLEGQAEYLCPKCCLQRIESGDSLPQSNYAFSAKSLPKTMLSNHIEQRLLRQLKQEREERAKVTGKSFDEVPGAEGLVVRVVLSVEKKLEVKKKLLNIFEDGNYPAQFPYRSKVILLFQEIEGVDVCVFGMYVQEFGSDCSHPNQRCVYIPYLDSVKYLRPEIKAVSGEPLRTFVYHEILIGYLDFVKRQGFATCFIWASPPSKGEDYIFYCHPQVQRTPKSDKLRQWYKSMLRKAANEKIVVNSTNLYDNFFVPSGQPNSKITAARLPYFDGDYWSGAVEDVLRNIEQEIRNDSQVNIKKLVKNRTLKAMGFTNPSDSNTKDILLMQKMGQNIFPVREDFMVICLQFVCTNCHELILSGQRWSCSRCKNFQLCERCHNDEQCLYSRNTHTFINGKQHSLSPVKTDTMPYDTKDEDIILDNDFFEDRHTFLNFCEKNHYQFDTLRQAKHSSMMVLHHLHNLTVSTLRMTCSICLKKAAVDPSWICELCPEFDVCAACYQEKGDSCHTHKLSRHSSIVSHWVKRKEARRNAWRVRELLDVIQHASQCHVDKACSYPNCPKTKNLFHHGAKCTVRVAGGCGHCKKVWLCLCLHSKRCGEPVCRVPRCMDMRRHAKMRVLQSATCQRADDLHY from the exons GAGGAGTACATGAACCCAGACACACTACTTTATCGGTTGTTAATTTTACTCCAACCTAAAGTGGATGATCCGGATTGTGCAACATTTAGTCAACTGGAGATCAGGAAGGCTTTCAATGATATATTTCTTTATCCTCACAAGAATTCATCCATCTCTATGTACTCTGAAGGGAACCAGTTTTCTGGCGATGAAGCCACTAATGGTGCCTATTTATTTCCTCGAgagaattttaataataatacatcatTTAGCTGCCCTGTTCAAAAGCAGCATAATGCTGCAG GTGTATTCAGAGGTTATTTGGAAGATATTTACTTGGATGCTCAATCTGTGTTTCCATCTACCTCAGGAGAAGAATCAGTAGTTTCCTGTCCAAGTTTGTCAATCCCTAAAGAACATTCAACAGCACACAATAATGAGTGCCAAGTTGATGATTGCATATCTGGGCCAGATAATCAGTTCGATGCTACTGATAAACTTCAGCCAAATATGAAACATGCAAATACCTTCCTGAAAGGTTTTTGCTTTGGAGATTATGATGGGTTTTCTTCTGAAAATGTGCAACCTTGTGCAAAACGCTCAAAGATGGATAATTCAATATACCCTATACATAACGATGAAATTTCCCATCTCTCTGATCCACTGATGGTTCAGTCTCCACTATCTGTTAATTCTGAAGTTATACAGAAAGTGAATCAGGAGAGTGTGGCTACTTCTTCTATGGAACTTACTAATAGCCCAGAGGATACAGGCCTTACAGACCTTACGAACAGTAGTAAGACTGGGGATAAGGCGGAAGTGACTTCTGATAATATGAAGCTGAATAGTGCGCTTGTTTTCCCAAAAGAACCTAGTGTTGATTGCGACGAAAAGGAAGCGCAGAACAGGAATGATGTCTTCCAGACAGAACCAGTACTAGAAGCTAAATCAACAAATCCAGGGAATCGAAAGATAAAGGGTGTGTCCATAACTGAATTTTTCACAGCAGACCAAATTAAAGAACATATCTCAAGTCTTAGAGTTGGTCAG GGTAATTTGAAGAAAGAAATTGGAAACAGTGAGAATATTTGTCAGTTGTGTGCATTGGATAAGCTTTTTCTTGCACCAGCAACAATGTATTGTTCATGTTGTGGTGCTTGTATCAAGAAGAACAAAAGGTATTACCATGCACCAGGTGAAAATGGTACACATTATTGCTTTTGTACCTCATGTTATAAGTGGTCTCGAGGTGGGAATATCTCATTTCGTGGGATGTGTTTTTCCAAggcaaaactttttaaaatgaagAACGATGAGGAAACTGAAGAATCG TGGGTCCAATGTGATAAATGTGAGGGCTGGCAACATCAGATATGTGCGCTCTTCAATGAAAAAAGTGATCTGGAAGGACAGGCAGAGTATTTATGTCCCAAATGCTGTTTACAAAGAATAGAAAGTGGAGATAGCTTGCCCCAGTCCAACTATGCTTTCAGTGCAAAAAGCCTGCCAAAAACCATGCTTAGCAACCACATAGAGCAAAGACTCCTTAGACAACTCAagcaagagagagaagagagggcAAAAGTTACTGGAAAAAGCTTTGATGAG GTTCCAGGAGCTGAAGGTCTTGTTGTCAGGGTTGTGCTTTCTGTTGAGAAAAAATTAGAAGTTAAGAAGAAGCTTCTGAATATCTTTGAAGATGGGAATTACCCTGCTCAGTTTCCATATAGATCAAAG GTTATTCTTTTGTTTCAGGAGATTGAAGGAGTAGATGTATGTGTTTTTGGTATGTATGTCCAGGAATTCGGCTCAGATTGTAGTCATCCAAATCAACGCTGCGTTTATATCCCGTATCTTGATTCTGTAAAGTACTTGAGACCAGAGATTAAAGCTGTGAGTGGAGAACCTCTTCGAACATTTGTTTACCATGAAATATTG ATAGGTTATCTGGATTTTGTTAAGAGACAAGGTTTTGCAACCTGCTTTATATGGGCCAGCCCCCCATCAAAGGGAGAAGATTATATCTTTTATTGCCATCCACAGGTTCAGAGAACACCCAAGTCTGATAAGCTGCGGCaatg GTATAAGTCAATGCTAAGGAAAGCAGCCAACGAGAAAATTGTGGTCAACTCTACTAATTTATATGATAACTTTTTTGTTCCTAGTGGACAACCGAACTCCAAGATCACAGCAGCTCGCTTGCCATATTTTGATGGTGACTATTGGTCTGGAGCTGTTGAGGATGTTCTTAGGAATATTGAACAAGAAATTAGGAATGATTCTCAAGTGAATATAAAGAAACTGGTGAAAAATAGAACCCTAAAAGCCATGGGATTCACAAATCCTTCTGATAGTAACACCAAAGATATTTTACTGATGCAGAAG ATGGGGCAAAACATTTTTCCTGTTAGAGAGGACTTCATGGTTATCTGCTTGCAGTTCGTTTGCACAAACTGCCATGAATTGATATTATCTGGACAGCGATGGTCTTGCAGTCGGTGCAAAAATTTTCAACTATGTGAAAG ATGTCACAATGACGAGCAGTGCCTATATTCGAGGAACACACACACTTTTATCAATGGGAAACAACATTCTCTCTCTCCG GTAAAAACAGATACCATGCCTTATGATACCAAGGATGAAGATATTATATTGGACAATGATTTCTTCGAGGACAGGCATACATTCTTGAACTTTTGTGAGAAGAATCATTACCAGTTTGACACACTTCGCCAGGCAAAGCATTCCTCAATGATGGTTCTGCATCATCTCCACAATTTAACTGTGTCAACTCTAAGGATGACCTGCAGCATCTGCCTTAAGAAAGCTGCGGTTGACCCCAGCTGGATATGTGAACTCTGTCCAGAGTTTGATGTTTGTGCTGCATGCTATCAAGAAAAAGGAGATTCATGTCATACTCATAAATTGAGTCGACATTCTTCAATAGTTAGTCACTGGGTCAAGAGAAAAGAGGCACGACGAAATGCATGGAGG GTAAGGGAACTACTGGATGTTATACAACATGCATCTCAGTGCCATGTAGACAAAGCTTGCTCCTATCCAAACtgccctaaaacaaaaaatctatttCATCATGGCGCTAAGTGCACTGTTCGGGTTGCTGGGGGTTGTGGCCACTGTAAGAAGGTTTGGTTGTGTCTGTGTTTGCACTCAAAAAGGTGTGGAGAGCCAGTTTGCAGGGTACCACGTTGCAT gGATATGAGAAGGCATGCAAAAATGCGGGTGTTACAATCTGCAACCTGTCAAAGAGCTGATGATTTGCATTATTAG
- the LOC107416576 gene encoding histone acetyltransferase HAC12 isoform X3, translating into MPLPLRTLGEEKFESTLMMDVEGCMSRHAFGQITNYNLLNPPSLFQHGENRLDHQSVKFQGCGLMDWRKDNPRVSFSRYLMKNKIADILSLKTYCGGALWVSDFVTVLENRLFAEASSQEEYMNPDTLLYRLLILLQPKVDDPDCATFSQLEIRKAFNDIFLYPHKNSSISMYSEGNQFSGDEATNGVFRGYLEDIYLDAQSVFPSTSGEESVVSCPSLSIPKEHSTAHNNECQVDDCISGPDNQFDATDKLQPNMKHANTFLKGFCFGDYDGFSSENVQPCAKRSKMDNSIYPIHNDEISHLSDPLMVQSPLSVNSEVIQKVNQESVATSSMELTNSPEDTGLTDLTNSSKTGDKAEVTSDNMKLNSALVFPKEPSVDCDEKEAQNRNDVFQTEPVLEAKSTNPGNRKIKGVSITEFFTADQIKEHISSLRVGQGNLKKEIGNSENICQLCALDKLFLAPATMYCSCCGACIKKNKRYYHAPGENGTHYCFCTSCYKWSRGGNISFRGMCFSKAKLFKMKNDEETEESWVQCDKCEGWQHQICALFNEKSDLEGQAEYLCPKCCLQRIESGDSLPQSNYAFSAKSLPKTMLSNHIEQRLLRQLKQEREERAKVTGKSFDEVPGAEGLVVRVVLSVEKKLEVKKKLLNIFEDGNYPAQFPYRSKVILLFQEIEGVDVCVFGMYVQEFGSDCSHPNQRCVYIPYLDSVKYLRPEIKAVSGEPLRTFVYHEILIGYLDFVKRQGFATCFIWASPPSKGEDYIFYCHPQVQRTPKSDKLRQWYKSMLRKAANEKIVVNSTNLYDNFFVPSGQPNSKITAARLPYFDGDYWSGAVEDVLRNIEQEIRNDSQVNIKKLVKNRTLKAMGFTNPSDSNTKDILLMQKMGQNIFPVREDFMVICLQFVCTNCHELILSGQRWSCSRCKNFQLCERCHNDEQCLYSRNTHTFINGKQHSLSPVKTDTMPYDTKDEDIILDNDFFEDRHTFLNFCEKNHYQFDTLRQAKHSSMMVLHHLHNLTVSTLRMTCSICLKKAAVDPSWICELCPEFDVCAACYQEKGDSCHTHKLSRHSSIVSHWVKRKEARRNAWRVRELLDVIQHASQCHVDKACSYPNCPKTKNLFHHGAKCTVRVAGGCGHCKKVWLCLCLHSKRCGEPVCRVPRCMDMRRHAKMRVLQSATCQRADDLHY; encoded by the exons GAGGAGTACATGAACCCAGACACACTACTTTATCGGTTGTTAATTTTACTCCAACCTAAAGTGGATGATCCGGATTGTGCAACATTTAGTCAACTGGAGATCAGGAAGGCTTTCAATGATATATTTCTTTATCCTCACAAGAATTCATCCATCTCTATGTACTCTGAAGGGAACCAGTTTTCTGGCGATGAAGCCACTAATG GTGTATTCAGAGGTTATTTGGAAGATATTTACTTGGATGCTCAATCTGTGTTTCCATCTACCTCAGGAGAAGAATCAGTAGTTTCCTGTCCAAGTTTGTCAATCCCTAAAGAACATTCAACAGCACACAATAATGAGTGCCAAGTTGATGATTGCATATCTGGGCCAGATAATCAGTTCGATGCTACTGATAAACTTCAGCCAAATATGAAACATGCAAATACCTTCCTGAAAGGTTTTTGCTTTGGAGATTATGATGGGTTTTCTTCTGAAAATGTGCAACCTTGTGCAAAACGCTCAAAGATGGATAATTCAATATACCCTATACATAACGATGAAATTTCCCATCTCTCTGATCCACTGATGGTTCAGTCTCCACTATCTGTTAATTCTGAAGTTATACAGAAAGTGAATCAGGAGAGTGTGGCTACTTCTTCTATGGAACTTACTAATAGCCCAGAGGATACAGGCCTTACAGACCTTACGAACAGTAGTAAGACTGGGGATAAGGCGGAAGTGACTTCTGATAATATGAAGCTGAATAGTGCGCTTGTTTTCCCAAAAGAACCTAGTGTTGATTGCGACGAAAAGGAAGCGCAGAACAGGAATGATGTCTTCCAGACAGAACCAGTACTAGAAGCTAAATCAACAAATCCAGGGAATCGAAAGATAAAGGGTGTGTCCATAACTGAATTTTTCACAGCAGACCAAATTAAAGAACATATCTCAAGTCTTAGAGTTGGTCAG GGTAATTTGAAGAAAGAAATTGGAAACAGTGAGAATATTTGTCAGTTGTGTGCATTGGATAAGCTTTTTCTTGCACCAGCAACAATGTATTGTTCATGTTGTGGTGCTTGTATCAAGAAGAACAAAAGGTATTACCATGCACCAGGTGAAAATGGTACACATTATTGCTTTTGTACCTCATGTTATAAGTGGTCTCGAGGTGGGAATATCTCATTTCGTGGGATGTGTTTTTCCAAggcaaaactttttaaaatgaagAACGATGAGGAAACTGAAGAATCG TGGGTCCAATGTGATAAATGTGAGGGCTGGCAACATCAGATATGTGCGCTCTTCAATGAAAAAAGTGATCTGGAAGGACAGGCAGAGTATTTATGTCCCAAATGCTGTTTACAAAGAATAGAAAGTGGAGATAGCTTGCCCCAGTCCAACTATGCTTTCAGTGCAAAAAGCCTGCCAAAAACCATGCTTAGCAACCACATAGAGCAAAGACTCCTTAGACAACTCAagcaagagagagaagagagggcAAAAGTTACTGGAAAAAGCTTTGATGAG GTTCCAGGAGCTGAAGGTCTTGTTGTCAGGGTTGTGCTTTCTGTTGAGAAAAAATTAGAAGTTAAGAAGAAGCTTCTGAATATCTTTGAAGATGGGAATTACCCTGCTCAGTTTCCATATAGATCAAAG GTTATTCTTTTGTTTCAGGAGATTGAAGGAGTAGATGTATGTGTTTTTGGTATGTATGTCCAGGAATTCGGCTCAGATTGTAGTCATCCAAATCAACGCTGCGTTTATATCCCGTATCTTGATTCTGTAAAGTACTTGAGACCAGAGATTAAAGCTGTGAGTGGAGAACCTCTTCGAACATTTGTTTACCATGAAATATTG ATAGGTTATCTGGATTTTGTTAAGAGACAAGGTTTTGCAACCTGCTTTATATGGGCCAGCCCCCCATCAAAGGGAGAAGATTATATCTTTTATTGCCATCCACAGGTTCAGAGAACACCCAAGTCTGATAAGCTGCGGCaatg GTATAAGTCAATGCTAAGGAAAGCAGCCAACGAGAAAATTGTGGTCAACTCTACTAATTTATATGATAACTTTTTTGTTCCTAGTGGACAACCGAACTCCAAGATCACAGCAGCTCGCTTGCCATATTTTGATGGTGACTATTGGTCTGGAGCTGTTGAGGATGTTCTTAGGAATATTGAACAAGAAATTAGGAATGATTCTCAAGTGAATATAAAGAAACTGGTGAAAAATAGAACCCTAAAAGCCATGGGATTCACAAATCCTTCTGATAGTAACACCAAAGATATTTTACTGATGCAGAAG ATGGGGCAAAACATTTTTCCTGTTAGAGAGGACTTCATGGTTATCTGCTTGCAGTTCGTTTGCACAAACTGCCATGAATTGATATTATCTGGACAGCGATGGTCTTGCAGTCGGTGCAAAAATTTTCAACTATGTGAAAG ATGTCACAATGACGAGCAGTGCCTATATTCGAGGAACACACACACTTTTATCAATGGGAAACAACATTCTCTCTCTCCG GTAAAAACAGATACCATGCCTTATGATACCAAGGATGAAGATATTATATTGGACAATGATTTCTTCGAGGACAGGCATACATTCTTGAACTTTTGTGAGAAGAATCATTACCAGTTTGACACACTTCGCCAGGCAAAGCATTCCTCAATGATGGTTCTGCATCATCTCCACAATTTAACTGTGTCAACTCTAAGGATGACCTGCAGCATCTGCCTTAAGAAAGCTGCGGTTGACCCCAGCTGGATATGTGAACTCTGTCCAGAGTTTGATGTTTGTGCTGCATGCTATCAAGAAAAAGGAGATTCATGTCATACTCATAAATTGAGTCGACATTCTTCAATAGTTAGTCACTGGGTCAAGAGAAAAGAGGCACGACGAAATGCATGGAGG GTAAGGGAACTACTGGATGTTATACAACATGCATCTCAGTGCCATGTAGACAAAGCTTGCTCCTATCCAAACtgccctaaaacaaaaaatctatttCATCATGGCGCTAAGTGCACTGTTCGGGTTGCTGGGGGTTGTGGCCACTGTAAGAAGGTTTGGTTGTGTCTGTGTTTGCACTCAAAAAGGTGTGGAGAGCCAGTTTGCAGGGTACCACGTTGCAT gGATATGAGAAGGCATGCAAAAATGCGGGTGTTACAATCTGCAACCTGTCAAAGAGCTGATGATTTGCATTATTAG